A single region of the Glycine max cultivar Williams 82 chromosome 20, Glycine_max_v4.0, whole genome shotgun sequence genome encodes:
- the LOC102662651 gene encoding uncharacterized protein isoform X1, translated as MSKAFSSKKYSSLPPSPTPFTAAPSRAKKKPCPRSPLQDLNRISSSSNSSYASSSVSTEAPKGCLRFLSSSSFRTPVHRPKSLTKTPSSVPRAAPPKQSKSNSSMENLPKGNAGLRTKTLASDKKRTHKKNPLCLYQWQSGKKSGSRTGQKSKPCSALNEHGKLLHRLPSASEELKEKEDILGGRNDNAGEHAHVNLGHGAVNSTPLSKKVTGSYLEDVRVFRDVEENPNSMDSRTPPIHDSLSPEIQCGSSLVPKTATPACYGAGYVVSGVVDKRKCRPRGILTVEKNYSCSDKIAANSFDNDEKKKVIDTNDHASPSLLPLPTEAVVHWLSSPFNKGKKIPSKEFGNGLNQSQGLAESTTLASSTSPSSSSKTFWNVSDNGDLSGGANGIMRKISSSISPNGLAEFQVPSNYILSPSYSSLLFSPNPTPICRAGSSGKGKTDRYNLIDENSPFSLNSFGSGNVIQTPQSDSSSDLHVGLSLVHADKRKEDISNPGLNSSSKILLSESLLLNISMPLEDSVNSSFQFDFLTMPCESIDLSKRPNFLEGQDPWLSSSTTENASQSQMRISWREGLMSQLYELDEFDCCRCLSDEREIANESGTNRFSGPQVNIEINDGKKLNSDVGITETEDTEQEIDGLSKEKIPALISCSGAESISTDGGSLVAPGDD; from the coding sequence ATGAGTAAAGCATTTTCATCAAAGAAATATTCCTCTTTGCCCCCATCACCTACACCATTCACAGCTGCACCATCCCGTGCGAAAAAGAAGCCATGTCCTAGAAGCCCTTTGCAGGATCTCAACCGCATTTCCAGCAGCAGCAACAGTAGTTATGCTTCTTCTAGTGTTTCCACTGAAGCCCCAAAGGGTTGTCTCAGGTTCTTGTCTTCCTCTTCTTTTAGAACCCCTGTCCACAGACCCAAGAGTCTCACCAAAACTCCCAGCTCAGTTCCTCGTGCAGCTCCACCGAAACAGTCTAAATCTAATTCTTCCATGGAGAACCTTCCAAAGGGTAATGCTGGGTTGAGAACTAAGACACTTGCATCGGATAAGAAGCGGACGCATAAGAAGAACCCGCTGTGCCTCTACCAATGGCAGTCTGGGAAGAAATCTGGTTCTAGGACTGGCCAAAAGTCTAAGCCTTGTTCTGCTTTGAATGAACATGGCAAGCTTTTACATAGACTACCATCTGCATCAGAGGAGTTAAAGGAAAAGGAGGATATCTTGGGAGGGAGAAATGATAATGCTGGTGAGCATGCCCATGTCAATTTGGGTCATGGTGCTGTAAACTCGACTCCTTTGAGTAAAAAGGTTACTGGGTCGTATTTGGAGGATGTTAGAGTTTTTAGGGATGTGGAGGAGAATCCAAACTCAATGGATAGTAGAACACCTCCAATTCATGACTCTCTTTCCCCGGAGATACAATGTGGGTCTTCTTTGGTTCCAAAAACAGCAACACCTGCTTGTTATGGTGCTGGCTATGTTGTTTCTGGTGTCGTTGACAAGAGGAAATGTAGGCCTAGAGGGATTCTCACTGTAGAGAAGAACTATTCATGCAGTGATAAAATAGCTGCTAATAGTTTTGATAATGATGAGAAGAAGAAAGTAATTGATACTAATGACCATGCTAGTCCTTCCTTGTTACCTTTGCCAACTGAAGCTGTAGTGCATTGGCTTTCTTCTCCATTTAACAAGGGAAAGAAAATTCCGAGTAAGGAGTTTGGAAATGGACTAAATCAAAGTCAGGGACTAGCAGAATCCACAACTCTTGCTTCCAGTACTTCACCATCATCCAGTTCTAAAACTTTTTGGAATGTAAGTGATAACGGTGATTTGTCTGGTGGTGCTAATGGTATCATGAGAAAAATCAGTTCTTCAATTTCTCCAAATGGACTTGCTGAATTTCAAGTACCTTCTAATTACATATTATCGCCTTCTTATTCATCCTTATTGTTTTCTCCCAATCCCACACCTATTTGTAGGGCAGGCAGCTCAGGAAAAGGAAAAACTGATAGATATAATCTCATTGATGAGAATTCTCCATTTTCCCTGAATTCATTTGGTAGTGGAAATGTTATTCAAACTCCACAGTCAGATTCTAGTTCAGATTTACATGTTGGATTGTCATTGGTGCATGCAGACAAACGAAAGGAAGATATTTCTAACCCTGGCCTTAACTCATCCAGCAAAATACTTCTATCAGAAAGCTTACTTCTCAATATTTCTATGCCCCTGGAGGATTCTGTTAATTCAAGTttccaatttgattttttaactaTGCCTTGTGAATCTATTGATCTCAGTAAACGTCCAAATTTTTTGGAGGGTCAAGATCCTTGGTTATCTAGTTCTACAACAGAGAATGCTTCACAATCCCAAATGAGGATATCATGGAGGGAAGGGTTAATGAGCCAATTGTATGAGCTGGATGAGTTTGACTGCTGTAGATGCTTGTCAGATGAAAGAGAAATTGCCAATGAATCTGGTACCAATAGATTTTCAGGTCCTCAAGTCAATATTGAAATAAATGATGGTAAAAAATTGAACAGTGATGTTGGAATCACTGAAACTGAGGATACTGAACAGGAAATTGATGGCCTTAGCAAAGAAAAAATTCCAGCTTTAATATCATGTTCAGGTGCTGAGTCCATAAGCACTGATGGTGGTAGTCTAGTTGCTCCAGGGGATGACTGA
- the LOC102662651 gene encoding uncharacterized protein isoform X2: MSKAFSSKKYSSLPPSPTPFTAAPSRAKKKPCPRSPLQDLNRISSSSNSSYASSSVSTEAPKGCLRFLSSSSFRTPVHRPKSLTKTPSSVPRAAPPKQSKSNSSMENLPKGNAGLRTKTLASDKKRTHKKNPLCLYQWQSGKKSGSRTGQKSKPCSALNEHGKLLHRLPSASEELKEKEDILGGRNDNAGEHAHVNLGHGAVNSTPLSKKVTGSYLEDVRVFRDVEENPNSMDSRTPPIHDSLSPEIQCGSSLVPKTATPACYGAGYVVSGVVDKRKCRPRGILTVEKNYSCSDKIAANSFDNDEKKKVIDTNDHASPSLLPLPTEAVVHWLSSPFNKGKKIPSKEFGNGLNQSQGLAESTTLASSTSPSSSSKTFWNGRQLRKRKN; this comes from the exons ATGAGTAAAGCATTTTCATCAAAGAAATATTCCTCTTTGCCCCCATCACCTACACCATTCACAGCTGCACCATCCCGTGCGAAAAAGAAGCCATGTCCTAGAAGCCCTTTGCAGGATCTCAACCGCATTTCCAGCAGCAGCAACAGTAGTTATGCTTCTTCTAGTGTTTCCACTGAAGCCCCAAAGGGTTGTCTCAGGTTCTTGTCTTCCTCTTCTTTTAGAACCCCTGTCCACAGACCCAAGAGTCTCACCAAAACTCCCAGCTCAGTTCCTCGTGCAGCTCCACCGAAACAGTCTAAATCTAATTCTTCCATGGAGAACCTTCCAAAGGGTAATGCTGGGTTGAGAACTAAGACACTTGCATCGGATAAGAAGCGGACGCATAAGAAGAACCCGCTGTGCCTCTACCAATGGCAGTCTGGGAAGAAATCTGGTTCTAGGACTGGCCAAAAGTCTAAGCCTTGTTCTGCTTTGAATGAACATGGCAAGCTTTTACATAGACTACCATCTGCATCAGAGGAGTTAAAGGAAAAGGAGGATATCTTGGGAGGGAGAAATGATAATGCTGGTGAGCATGCCCATGTCAATTTGGGTCATGGTGCTGTAAACTCGACTCCTTTGAGTAAAAAGGTTACTGGGTCGTATTTGGAGGATGTTAGAGTTTTTAGGGATGTGGAGGAGAATCCAAACTCAATGGATAGTAGAACACCTCCAATTCATGACTCTCTTTCCCCGGAGATACAATGTGGGTCTTCTTTGGTTCCAAAAACAGCAACACCTGCTTGTTATGGTGCTGGCTATGTTGTTTCTGGTGTCGTTGACAAGAGGAAATGTAGGCCTAGAGGGATTCTCACTGTAGAGAAGAACTATTCATGCAGTGATAAAATAGCTGCTAATAGTTTTGATAATGATGAGAAGAAGAAAGTAATTGATACTAATGACCATGCTAGTCCTTCCTTGTTACCTTTGCCAACTGAAGCTGTAGTGCATTGGCTTTCTTCTCCATTTAACAAGGGAAAGAAAATTCCGAGTAAGGAGTTTGGAAATGGACTAAATCAAAGTCAGGGACTAGCAGAATCCACAACTCTTGCTTCCAGTACTTCACCATCATCCAGTTCTAAAACTTTTTGGAAT GGCAGGCAGCTCAGGAAAAGGAAAAACTGA